A window of the Henckelia pumila isolate YLH828 chromosome 3, ASM3356847v2, whole genome shotgun sequence genome harbors these coding sequences:
- the LOC140887197 gene encoding T-complex protein 1 subunit alpha, whose product MKMAISSQTPDISGERQSGQDVRSQNVVACQAIANIVKSSLGPVGLDKMLVDDIGDVTITNDGATILKMLEVEHPAAKVLVELAELQDREVGDGTTSVVIIAAELLKRANDLVRNKIHPTSIISGYRLAMREACKYVDEKLAVKVEKLGKDSLVNCAKTSMSSKLIGADSDFFANLVVEAVQAVKMTNVRGEVKYPIKGINILKAHGKSAKDSYLLKGYALNTGRAAQGMPLRVTPAKIACLDFNLQKTKMQMGVQVLVTDPRELEKIRQREADMTKERIEKILKAGANVVLTTKGIDDMALKYFVEAGAIAVRRVRKEDLRHVAKATGATAVSTFADMEGEETFDASFLGHADEVVEERISDDDVILIKGTKTSSAVSLILRGANDFMLDEMDRALHDALSIVKRTLESNTVVAGGGAVEAALSVYLENLATTLGSREQLAIAEFAESFLIIPKVLAVNAAKDATELVAKLRAYHHAAQTKADKKHLSSMGLDLVKGIVRNNLEAGVIEPAMSKVKIIQFATEAAITILRIDDMIKLVKDEGGNDED is encoded by the exons atgaaaatGGCTATTTCATCGCAAACACCTGATATCTCTGGGGAGCGCCAATCTGGCCAGGATGTTCGCTCTCAAAACG TCGTAGCATGCCAAGCGATTGCAAACATTGTAAAATCTTCGCTTGGTCCTGTTGGTCTTGACAAG ATGCTTGTAGATGATATTGGTGACGTTACAATAACCAATGATGGTGCCACGATACTGAAGATGCTGGAAGTTGAGCATCCGGCTGCTAAG GTTCTTGTTGAGTTGGCTGAACTGCAAGACAGAGAAGTTGGAGATGGGACTACTTCTGTGGTCATCATAGCTGCTGAATTACTTAAG AGAGCAAATGACTTGGTGAGAAACAAGATTCACCCAACATCAATAATCAGTGGATACAGA CTTGCTATGAGGGAAGCATGCAAATATGTTGATGAAAAACTAGCTGTCAAG GTTGAAAAACTTGGCAAAGACTCTCTTGTAAACTGTGCCAAGACCAGCATGTCCTCAAAGTTGATAGGTGCTGATAGTGACTTCTTCGCAAATCTT GTTGTGGAGGCTGTACAGGCCGTGAAGATGACAAATGTGAGAGGTGAAGTTAAATATCCAATCAAG GGAATTAATATACTTAAAGCCCATGGGAAGAGTGCCAAAGATAGTTATCTACTTAAAGGATATGCTCTCAACACTGGGCGTGCTGCTCAGGGAATGCCTTTGAGGGTTACCCCGGCTAAAATTGCTTGTCTCGATTTTAATCTTCAAAAGACAAAAATGCAAATGGGTGTCCAAGTTTTAGTCACCGATCCCAGGGAGTTGGAAAAGATTCGTCAGAG AGAAGCTGACATGACAAAAGAACGTATTGAGAAGATTCTGAAGGCAGGAGCAAATGTTGTTTTAACCACCAAGGGAATTGATGACATGGCGCTTAAG TACTTTGTGGAGGCTGGTGCAATAGCTGTAAGACGTGTCCGCAAGGAAGACTTGAGGCATGTTGCCAAGGCAACTGGTGCAACTGCA GTTTCAACATTTGCGGATATGGAAGGGGAAGAAACATTTGATGCATCATTTCTAGGACATGCAGATGAAGTAGTGGAGGAGCGAATTTCTGATGATGATGTGATCTTGATAAAGGGGACTAAAACCTCAAGTGCG GTTTCATTAATACTTAGAGGTGCAAATGACTTTATGCTGGATGAGATGGACCGAGCTTTGCATGATGCACTATCCATTGTCAAAAGAACTCTGGAATCTAATACA GTTGTCGCTGGCGGAGGTGCGGTCGAGGCTGCGCTATCTGTATATCTAGAGAATTTGGCCACTACTTTGGGATCCAGGGAGCAGCTGGCTATTGCAGAGTTTGCCGAGTCTTTCTTGATTATTCCAAAG GTGCTTGCGGTTAATGCTGCTAAAGATGCTACTGAGTTGGTTGCCAAGCTACGAGCTTATCACCACGCTGCACAAACTAAGGCAGATAAGAAGCATTTATCAAG CATGGGTCTAGATTTGGTGAAGGGTATCGTTCGTAACAATTTGGAAGCTGGAGTTATTGAGCCAGCAATGAGCAAAGTAAAGATAATTCAG TTTGCTACTGAAGCGGCTATAACTATTCTTCGAATTGATGACATGATAAAACTTGTCAAAGATGAAGGTGGGAACGACGAAGATTAG
- the LOC140892493 gene encoding protein transport protein Sec61 subunit beta-like has product MANGGAGPQRGTAAAAAANLRRRRTAGGGAAGGAGGSMLQFYTDDAPGLKISPNVVLVMSIGFIAFVSVLHVMGKLYFTRKD; this is encoded by the coding sequence ATGGCAAATGGTGGAGCCGGTCCACAAAGAGGAACCGCGGCAGCTGCTGCTGCCAACCTCCGTCGTCGGAGAACAGCTGGGGGTGGGGCTGCAGGTGGAGCAGGTGGTAGCATGCTGCAGTTCTATACTGATGATGCTCCAGGGCTCAAGATTTCCCCCAATGTTGTGCTTGTGATGAGCATTGGTTTCATAGCTTTTGTTTCAGTTCTTCATGTCATGGGTAAGCTGTATTTTACCCGCAAAGATTAG